The Manis javanica isolate MJ-LG chromosome 2, MJ_LKY, whole genome shotgun sequence genome contains a region encoding:
- the PHPT1 gene encoding 14 kDa phosphohistidine phosphatase isoform X1: MLPRDWSRGPRARLPHGGRSAGSPVGKAGGRAPGTWRRATSPTSLRWTSTPTASSTDIYDKVSSEMQKKGLDCECLGGGRISHQSRDKKIHVYGYSMGYGRAQHNISTEKIKARYPDYEVTWADDGY, from the exons ATGCTCCCGAGGGATTGGTCACGGGGTCCCAGAGCCCGCCTCCCGCACGGAGGACGCAGCGCGGGGTCGCCGGTGGGAAAGGCGGGCGGGCGCGCTCCAGGAACATGGCGGCGGGCGACCTCGCCCACATCCCTGAGGTGGACATCGACTCCGACGGCGTCTTCAA CGGACATCTATGACAAGGTGTCCAGCGAGATGCAGAAGAAGGGCTTGGACTGTGAGTGCCTGGGCGGCGGGCGCATCTCCCACCAGAGCCGGGACAAGAAGATCCACGTGTACGGCTACTCCATG GGCTATGGTCGTGCCCAGCACAACATCTCCACTGAGAAGATCAAAGCCAGGTACCCTGACTACGAGGTCACCTGGGCTGATGATGGCTACTGA
- the PHPT1 gene encoding 14 kDa phosphohistidine phosphatase isoform X2, protein MAAGDLAHIPEVDIDSDGVFKYVLIRVHAAPPSGAPAGESKEVVRGYKWAEYHADIYDKVSSEMQKKGLDCECLGGGRISHQSRDKKIHVYGYSMGYGRAQHNISTEKIKARYPDYEVTWADDGY, encoded by the exons ATGGCGGCGGGCGACCTCGCCCACATCCCTGAGGTGGACATCGACTCCGACGGCGTCTTCAAGTATGTGCTGATTCGAGTCCACGCGGCACCACCCTCCGGAGCCCCGGCCGGGGAGAGCAAGGAGGTCGTGCGCGGTTACAAGTGGGCGGAATACCACG CGGACATCTATGACAAGGTGTCCAGCGAGATGCAGAAGAAGGGCTTGGACTGTGAGTGCCTGGGCGGCGGGCGCATCTCCCACCAGAGCCGGGACAAGAAGATCCACGTGTACGGCTACTCCATG GGCTATGGTCGTGCCCAGCACAACATCTCCACTGAGAAGATCAAAGCCAGGTACCCTGACTACGAGGTCACCTGGGCTGATGATGGCTACTGA